One part of the Patescibacteria group bacterium genome encodes these proteins:
- the ftsH gene encoding ATP-dependent zinc metalloprotease FtsH gives MKTFIKNLLIAFFVLLIISGIFTIYNSSFTSIETIPLNQVVSLINEDRVAKITIQSNKLEILLKDETKKLSQKEGEAGLSESLKNLGVDANKLKGVALEIKDESGIIYWIENLLPFLLPFLLIGIFIWIMFRQAQKGQTQALSFGKSNAKMNEPEKGKRITFKDVAGIEEAKEELKEIVEFLKFPKKFTDIGARIPRGVLLMGPPGCGKTLLARATAGESNVPFFHISGSEFVEMFVGVGASRVRDLFQTAKKHAPAIVFIDEIDAVGRHRGAGLGGGHDEREQTLNQILVEMDGFDNNTNLIVMAATNRPDILDPALLRPGRFDRRVILDMPDINEREDILKIHAKNKKLADNVNIRQLAERTPGFSGADLANLVNEAAILAARKNQKTITQLDLTNSIEKVLLGPERKSHILTKKEKEIAAYHEAGHALINASLKHTDPVHKVSIISRGRAAGYTLKLPSEDKHLRSKSEFVDELAVLLGGYCAEKLIFNELTTGASNDLKIASELARDLVTKYGMSEKLGPVSFGGHEELVFLGREISEGRNFSEKIASEIDEEVKKFIRDAENVADKTLKAKKSKLALIAKELITKETIEKKEFEALMAK, from the coding sequence GTGAAAACTTTTATCAAAAATTTATTAATCGCATTTTTTGTTCTACTTATAATATCAGGGATTTTTACTATCTATAATTCCTCATTCACCTCAATAGAAACAATTCCTCTGAACCAGGTGGTTTCTTTAATTAATGAAGACAGGGTGGCGAAAATAACCATCCAGTCAAATAAATTGGAAATCCTACTTAAAGATGAAACCAAGAAATTAAGCCAAAAAGAAGGGGAAGCCGGACTCAGCGAATCTTTGAAAAACTTAGGAGTTGATGCGAATAAATTAAAAGGGGTTGCTCTTGAAATAAAAGATGAATCAGGTATTATATATTGGATTGAAAATCTTTTACCATTCCTTCTGCCATTTCTCCTAATTGGGATATTTATATGGATTATGTTCCGCCAGGCGCAAAAAGGCCAAACCCAGGCATTATCTTTTGGTAAATCGAATGCTAAAATGAATGAACCGGAAAAAGGCAAAAGGATCACTTTTAAAGATGTGGCTGGAATTGAGGAAGCAAAAGAAGAATTAAAAGAAATTGTCGAGTTTTTAAAATTTCCCAAGAAATTCACTGATATCGGAGCCAGAATCCCAAGAGGAGTGCTTTTAATGGGCCCTCCGGGATGCGGAAAAACTTTATTGGCCAGAGCAACAGCAGGCGAAAGCAATGTCCCCTTTTTCCATATTTCCGGTTCGGAATTCGTAGAAATGTTTGTTGGTGTCGGCGCTTCAAGAGTCAGGGATTTATTTCAAACAGCAAAAAAACATGCGCCGGCAATTGTATTTATTGATGAAATTGACGCTGTTGGCAGGCACAGAGGCGCAGGATTAGGCGGAGGACATGACGAAAGAGAGCAAACATTGAACCAGATTTTAGTTGAAATGGATGGATTTGATAATAATACAAATCTGATTGTAATGGCAGCTACTAACCGGCCTGATATTCTGGACCCTGCTTTGTTAAGACCAGGGAGATTTGACCGCAGAGTTATCTTGGATATGCCGGATATTAATGAACGCGAAGATATTTTAAAAATCCACGCAAAGAATAAAAAACTGGCTGATAATGTTAATATCAGACAATTAGCAGAAAGAACTCCTGGATTCTCCGGAGCAGACCTCGCTAATTTGGTTAATGAAGCTGCGATACTTGCGGCCAGAAAAAATCAAAAAACGATAACACAATTGGATTTAACGAATTCAATTGAAAAGGTTTTATTGGGTCCAGAAAGAAAAAGCCACATCCTGACAAAAAAAGAAAAAGAGATTGCCGCTTATCATGAAGCAGGACACGCTCTGATTAATGCGAGCTTAAAGCATACTGACCCAGTGCATAAGGTCTCAATTATTTCCCGAGGCAGAGCAGCCGGGTATACCCTAAAACTTCCATCAGAGGATAAACATTTAAGAAGTAAATCAGAATTTGTGGATGAGTTGGCAGTATTGTTGGGTGGTTATTGCGCTGAAAAATTAATTTTTAATGAACTAACTACTGGCGCATCGAATGATTTGAAAATAGCTTCTGAATTAGCAAGGGATTTGGTTACTAAATATGGAATGTCAGAAAAGCTGGGACCAGTGAGTTTTGGGGGCCACGAAGAATTGGTATTTCTTGGAAGGGAAATTTCCGAAGGCAGGAATTTTTCGGAAAAAATAGCTTCGGAAATTGATGAAGAAGTAAAGAAATTCATTCGCGATGCTGAAAATGTTGCTGACAAAACATTAAAAGCCAAAAAGTCAAAACTCGCACTGATTGCCAAAGAATTAATCACAAAAGAAACCATCGAAAAGAAAGAATTTGAAGC
- a CDS encoding S1 RNA-binding domain-containing protein — MQKLFDQETFNIPKVGDVVEGNVIALKPSIIYLDLGNFKNGIILGSEIKKHPFEFKNVKLNDILMVKIISIDNEDGYVEVSLLKAGEEKTWKGLREKLEKNEIIDAMVTKANKGGLMIEVNGIEAFMPVSQLSSSHYPRVEGGDKTRILSELNKLIGQTLKLKIIDVNQREKKIIVSEKATEEKKLKIALEKYKVGDTVEGIITGIVDFGAFIKFPVRQSLGDGGDELEGLIHISEMNWQIIDNPNEIFKVGDKVKAQIIEIDGDRVSLSTRALKKNPWANVEEKYQTGQTVKGTVTKFNPFGAFVKLDKNIQGLAHISEFVTEAKMQETLKLNKEYNFKILSIKPSEYRMALKPILE, encoded by the coding sequence ATGCAAAAACTCTTTGACCAAGAGACTTTTAATATTCCCAAGGTTGGTGATGTTGTTGAGGGTAATGTTATTGCTTTAAAGCCAAGCATTATTTATCTTGATTTGGGCAATTTTAAAAACGGGATAATTCTGGGAAGCGAAATCAAAAAGCATCCTTTCGAGTTTAAAAATGTTAAATTAAATGACATTCTAATGGTAAAAATTATTTCCATTGATAATGAAGATGGCTATGTCGAGGTTTCTCTGCTCAAGGCTGGTGAAGAAAAAACCTGGAAAGGTTTAAGAGAAAAATTGGAAAAAAATGAAATTATTGATGCTATGGTTACCAAGGCAAATAAAGGCGGATTAATGATAGAAGTTAATGGGATTGAGGCATTTATGCCTGTTTCTCAATTGTCTTCATCCCACTATCCGAGAGTTGAAGGTGGAGATAAAACAAGAATCCTTTCCGAATTGAATAAACTGATCGGCCAGACGCTTAAATTAAAAATAATCGATGTTAACCAGCGGGAGAAAAAAATAATTGTTTCAGAAAAAGCAACAGAAGAAAAGAAATTAAAAATTGCTCTGGAAAAATACAAAGTCGGAGACACAGTTGAAGGGATTATCACCGGCATTGTTGATTTCGGCGCATTTATAAAATTCCCTGTCCGCCAAAGCCTTGGCGACGGCGGAGATGAACTTGAAGGATTGATCCATATTTCCGAAATGAACTGGCAGATTATTGATAACCCAAATGAAATTTTCAAAGTCGGCGACAAAGTTAAAGCCCAGATAATTGAAATAGATGGAGATAGAGTTTCTTTATCAACCCGGGCATTAAAAAAAAATCCATGGGCTAATGTTGAAGAAAAATACCAGACCGGACAAACAGTCAAAGGAACTGTTACGAAATTCAATCCTTTTGGCGCTTTTGTAAAATTAGATAAAAATATCCAGGGCTTGGCGCATATTTCCGAATTCGTCACTGAAGCTAAAATGCAGGAAACATTAAAACTCAACAAAGAATACAATTTTAAGATTTTATCCATTAAACCGTCAGAATACAGAATGGCATTGAAGCCGATATTGGAATAA
- a CDS encoding MBL fold metallo-hydrolase produces MKITWHGQSCFKLLVKSNNGGKITILIDPFDKEIGLNPPRGGADVVLITHNHHDHNNLKAVSGTPFVISGPGEYDIKGVPIKGVYSYHDNSKGSENGVNTIYVIEAENMQICHLGDLGQKELTDEQLDKMGEIDILMVPVGGTWTIDGEGAVKIINQIEPSITIPMHYKIPGINIKLEKVDDFLKEIGVQQKTVDELDVKKLDLGEDMKVVVMKPL; encoded by the coding sequence ATGAAAATTACTTGGCATGGTCAAAGCTGTTTTAAGCTTTTGGTTAAATCTAATAATGGCGGAAAAATCACCATACTTATTGACCCATTTGACAAAGAAATAGGACTGAATCCTCCGCGCGGCGGGGCTGACGTTGTTTTAATTACCCATAACCATCACGACCATAATAATCTTAAAGCCGTGAGCGGCACGCCGTTTGTGATTAGTGGTCCGGGAGAATATGATATTAAAGGAGTTCCGATTAAAGGCGTATATTCTTATCATGACAATTCCAAGGGCAGCGAAAATGGCGTGAATACAATATATGTAATTGAAGCAGAAAATATGCAGATTTGCCACTTAGGTGATTTGGGACAGAAAGAATTAACTGATGAGCAGTTGGATAAAATGGGAGAAATCGATATTTTAATGGTTCCGGTCGGCGGGACATGGACAATAGACGGAGAAGGAGCAGTTAAGATTATAAACCAGATTGAGCCGAGTATTACAATTCCAATGCATTATAAAATACCAGGTATAAATATCAAACTTGAAAAAGTTGATGATTTTTTAAAGGAAATCGGAGTCCAGCAGAAAACAGTGGATGAGCTTGATGTCAAAAAGCTTGATTTAGGAGAGGATATGAAAGTAGTGGTAATGAAACCATTATGA
- the gyrA gene encoding DNA gyrase subunit A, producing the protein MKEKQDNNKYKENKGNQDINEGPKKNIELKEITEEMQESYLDYAMSVIVARALPDVRDGLKPVHRRILYAMHDMGLSSGAKYRKSATVVGETLGKYHPHGDMAVYDSMVRMAQDFAMRYPLVDGQGNFGSVDGDNAAAMRYTETRLTPIAEEMLKDIEKDTIDFVPNYDNTRVEPKVLPSRIPQLLLNGTLGIAVGMATSIPPHNLTEVIDATNHLIDNPKATVEDLFQFIKGPDFPTGGEIYNKKEIIQAYVFGKGPILNRAKIDIIEEKGKFRIIISELTYQTNKSTLLEKIADLVKEKKLEGIRDIRDESDKDGIRIVIELKNDAFPQKILNKLYKYTELQKTFHLNMLALTEGIQPQTLSLKQVLTQFIEHRQIVVTRRYKFELAKTTERVHILEGLAKALKNIDKVIELIKKSKDREDAKLGLMKTFKLTEIQANAILEMRLQTLAGLERKKILDELEEKLKLIKEIEDILANPKKILKKVKDELLEIRQKYGDERKTKVFTSKVGEFAEEDLIADQEIIVTVTNTGYIKRVDPKSYRAQNRGGKGMIGIKTKEEDFVEHFFVCSTHDDLLFFSNKGKVFQNKAYEIPEATRVSRGRAIVNILGLSSEEKISAVVPLEREKKGTNGNNIQSKFLAMVTKKGIIKKTEVDKFRNIRKGGMAAITLDKGDDLKWVKITHGDDEIMLVTKLGQAIKFSEKDLRPMGRNAMGVRGVKLRVIKSKDKEEFTDAVVGMEIITANTKKLNPDILVVSSNGYGKRTPVDNFKVQRRGGVGIKAANTTEKTGSLIGIRMITPEKEDLIVTSEKGNVIRTSIKNISKLGRVTQGVRIMKLADKDKVASIACV; encoded by the coding sequence ATGAAGGAGAAACAGGACAACAATAAATATAAAGAAAACAAAGGCAATCAGGATATAAACGAAGGTCCGAAGAAAAATATTGAATTGAAAGAAATTACCGAAGAAATGCAGGAATCCTATTTAGATTATGCCATGAGTGTTATCGTGGCTAGGGCATTGCCTGATGTACGCGATGGATTGAAACCAGTCCACCGCCGAATTTTATATGCTATGCATGATATGGGATTGTCTTCCGGCGCCAAATACAGAAAATCAGCAACAGTTGTCGGAGAAACATTGGGTAAATATCATCCGCATGGCGATATGGCTGTTTATGATTCTATGGTCAGAATGGCACAGGATTTTGCAATGAGATATCCATTGGTGGATGGCCAGGGCAATTTTGGTTCGGTTGACGGAGATAATGCTGCTGCTATGCGCTATACTGAAACTCGCTTGACCCCGATTGCTGAAGAAATGCTTAAAGACATCGAAAAAGATACTATTGATTTTGTTCCAAATTATGACAATACCCGTGTAGAGCCGAAAGTCCTGCCTTCGCGCATTCCCCAGCTTCTTTTAAATGGGACGCTGGGCATTGCTGTTGGCATGGCAACCAGTATTCCGCCTCATAATCTGACAGAAGTAATTGATGCTACAAATCATTTAATTGATAATCCAAAGGCCACTGTTGAAGATTTATTCCAGTTTATTAAGGGCCCGGATTTCCCGACTGGCGGAGAAATTTACAATAAAAAAGAAATAATTCAGGCATATGTTTTCGGTAAAGGTCCGATATTAAACAGGGCAAAAATAGATATTATTGAAGAAAAGGGCAAATTCAGAATAATTATCTCAGAATTGACTTATCAGACCAATAAATCAACATTGCTGGAAAAAATTGCTGATTTAGTAAAAGAGAAAAAACTGGAAGGCATAAGAGATATTCGTGATGAATCCGATAAAGACGGAATAAGAATTGTGATTGAATTAAAAAACGACGCTTTCCCGCAGAAAATTTTAAATAAATTATACAAATACACAGAACTCCAGAAGACCTTTCATTTGAATATGCTGGCCTTGACCGAAGGAATCCAGCCGCAAACTTTGTCATTGAAACAAGTATTGACCCAGTTTATCGAGCACCGTCAAATTGTTGTAACCAGAAGATACAAATTTGAATTGGCCAAAACAACAGAAAGAGTTCATATATTGGAAGGATTAGCTAAAGCACTGAAAAACATTGATAAAGTAATTGAGCTGATTAAAAAATCCAAGGACCGCGAAGATGCAAAACTCGGATTGATGAAAACATTCAAACTGACCGAAATTCAAGCAAATGCAATTTTGGAAATGAGGCTTCAAACACTGGCTGGGCTGGAGAGAAAGAAAATTCTTGATGAATTAGAAGAGAAATTAAAATTGATAAAAGAAATTGAAGATATCTTAGCTAATCCTAAAAAGATTTTGAAAAAAGTCAAAGATGAATTGCTGGAAATTAGGCAGAAATACGGAGACGAGAGAAAGACAAAAGTATTTACGTCAAAAGTCGGAGAATTTGCCGAAGAAGATTTAATAGCAGACCAGGAAATAATTGTTACGGTTACCAATACCGGCTATATCAAGAGAGTTGATCCCAAGTCATATCGCGCCCAGAATCGCGGGGGCAAAGGAATGATCGGCATCAAAACAAAAGAAGAAGATTTTGTCGAGCATTTCTTTGTCTGTTCAACCCATGATGATTTGCTTTTCTTCAGTAATAAAGGAAAAGTTTTTCAGAATAAGGCCTATGAGATTCCGGAAGCAACACGGGTTTCCAGAGGTAGGGCAATTGTGAATATTCTGGGGCTGTCTTCAGAAGAAAAAATCAGCGCAGTAGTGCCGCTGGAACGGGAGAAAAAAGGCACCAATGGAAATAACATCCAGTCGAAATTTTTGGCAATGGTCACAAAAAAGGGTATAATAAAAAAGACAGAGGTTGATAAGTTTAGAAATATCAGGAAAGGTGGAATGGCGGCAATTACCCTGGATAAAGGCGATGATTTGAAATGGGTGAAAATAACACATGGCGATGATGAAATAATGCTGGTGACAAAACTGGGCCAGGCAATTAAATTTTCAGAAAAAGATTTAAGACCGATGGGCAGAAATGCTATGGGCGTGAGAGGCGTAAAATTGAGAGTGATAAAATCAAAAGACAAGGAAGAATTTACAGACGCGGTTGTGGGTATGGAAATAATTACTGCTAATACAAAAAAATTAAATCCGGATATTTTAGTTGTAAGTTCTAATGGTTATGGCAAAAGAACGCCGGTTGATAATTTCAAAGTCCAGCGCCGCGGTGGTGTGGGCATAAAGGCAGCCAATACTACTGAAAAAACCGGTTCATTAATCGGAATTAGAATGATTACGCCGGAAAAAGAGGATTTAATTGTTACTTCTGAAAAAGGTAATGTAATTAGAACAAGCATCAAAAACATTTCAAAATTAGGAAGAGTAACGCAAGGTGTGAGAATTATGAAATTGGCTGATAAAGACAAAGTTGCTTCAATTGCATGCGTCTAA
- a CDS encoding class I SAM-dependent methyltransferase, with amino-acid sequence MTLGTGGFLNPGETIKQLNIAKGMQVVDFGCGAGYFVIPMAKMVFEQGKVYALDVLDSALESVRSKAKIEGLFNIVVRRCNLEVLNSSGLDNNSMDLILLSNILFQSDNKPGIIKEAVRVLKKSGELAIIDWRANQPLGPSKELIVPIENIKKLAEENGLIFKKDILVDKYHWGMIFTK; translated from the coding sequence ATGACATTAGGTACTGGTGGTTTTCTTAATCCAGGGGAAACAATAAAACAACTCAATATTGCCAAAGGAATGCAGGTTGTTGATTTTGGCTGTGGAGCGGGTTATTTTGTGATTCCAATGGCTAAAATGGTTTTTGAACAAGGCAAGGTATATGCTTTAGACGTTTTGGACTCAGCTCTCGAATCTGTACGCAGCAAAGCGAAGATTGAAGGACTTTTTAATATTGTGGTCAGGCGCTGTAATTTAGAGGTTTTAAATAGTTCAGGACTGGATAATAATTCAATGGATTTAATTTTATTATCCAATATTTTATTCCAGTCAGATAATAAACCTGGTATAATAAAAGAAGCAGTCAGGGTTTTGAAAAAAAGCGGAGAATTGGCAATTATAGACTGGCGCGCAAACCAGCCATTAGGTCCGTCCAAAGAATTAATTGTGCCAATAGAAAATATTAAAAAACTGGCCGAAGAGAACGGATTGATTTTCAAAAAAGATATTTTAGTTGATAAATACCACTGGGGAATGATATTTACTAAATAA
- a CDS encoding extracellular solute-binding protein has product MEKKQILIIVCAAIAIIIVVIIFGLMSREKCKPANLEMWGVYDESEIYNEFIDEYKKTAECQVTIIYKKKSFETYEKELVDAFAVDQGPDIWLIHNTWLAKHKEKIKEMPEDLLLLADFRKIFVEVAEHDLVDSGKIYGLPLYIDTLALFYNKNYFNSAGISSPPETWEELIEDLDKLTTKNQWGGIERAGAAIGTAENINRATDILSLLMLQNGTQMVSEDKKTSTINKGVILKDETYYPGKDALRFYTDFSNPSKRNYTWNRQVPYSIDAFADGKSAMMFGYAYHIQNIASKAPYLNYGIATMPQIKDREFDINYANYWAYTVSKKTKSPEEAWKFLLYLTQKEINKRYTQKTGRPTSRRDLIDWQKGDNLNLAVFVGQSLTARSWYQIDPPVIEKIFSDAIESVVLGSANIEKAIEIANDQINLLMKD; this is encoded by the coding sequence ATGGAAAAGAAACAAATTTTAATCATTGTCTGCGCAGCGATTGCGATAATAATCGTTGTGATTATTTTTGGACTGATGAGTAGGGAGAAATGCAAGCCAGCAAATTTGGAAATGTGGGGGGTTTATGATGAATCAGAGATTTACAACGAGTTTATTGACGAGTATAAAAAAACAGCCGAATGTCAGGTAACAATTATTTATAAAAAGAAATCTTTCGAGACTTATGAGAAAGAATTAGTTGACGCTTTTGCTGTTGACCAAGGTCCGGATATTTGGCTGATACATAATACGTGGCTGGCCAAACACAAAGAAAAAATAAAGGAAATGCCGGAAGATCTTTTATTACTTGCTGATTTCAGGAAAATATTTGTTGAAGTTGCTGAACACGATTTGGTTGACAGTGGGAAAATTTACGGATTGCCATTGTATATTGATACTTTGGCTTTATTTTATAACAAAAACTATTTCAACAGCGCCGGCATTTCCAGTCCGCCGGAAACATGGGAAGAGTTGATTGAGGATTTAGACAAACTAACAACAAAAAACCAATGGGGAGGAATAGAGCGCGCGGGCGCGGCCATTGGCACAGCTGAAAATATAAACCGGGCAACTGATATTCTGTCGCTTTTGATGCTACAGAATGGCACACAAATGGTGAGCGAAGACAAAAAAACAAGCACCATTAATAAAGGCGTAATATTGAAAGACGAAACCTATTATCCAGGCAAAGATGCTTTGCGTTTTTATACGGATTTTTCAAATCCGAGCAAAAGAAATTATACTTGGAACAGGCAGGTGCCTTATTCAATAGATGCTTTTGCTGATGGAAAATCTGCAATGATGTTCGGTTATGCTTATCATATCCAGAACATTGCCTCAAAAGCTCCTTATTTGAATTACGGCATTGCCACAATGCCTCAGATTAAAGACCGCGAATTTGATATAAATTATGCCAATTACTGGGCTTATACAGTTTCTAAAAAAACAAAATCCCCAGAAGAGGCCTGGAAATTTTTGCTCTATTTAACCCAAAAGGAAATTAATAAACGCTATACGCAGAAAACAGGTAGGCCAACTAGCAGAAGGGACTTGATTGATTGGCAAAAAGGCGATAATCTTAATTTAGCGGTCTTTGTTGGTCAAAGTTTGACTGCACGTAGCTGGTACCAGATTGATCCGCCAGTAATAGAGAAGATTTTCTCTGACGCCATTGAGTCAGTTGTGCTTGGTAGCGCCAATATAGAAAAAGCTATTGAAATTGCCAATGACCAAATAAATTTATTAATGAAAGATTAA
- a CDS encoding pilin: MKQNQNKKPAASPASRRARLNAQSAFGGKLLPIITICIMALIAGSLVVNAVVIENPLKYDDIGKIISAIGGLLKVLAIGIGTIMIIIAGIQYMTSAGNEERAAKAKKTILYTLIGVAIVVAVDFIIGLIGEIVGKK, translated from the coding sequence ATGAAACAGAACCAAAACAAGAAACCCGCCGCAAGCCCTGCAAGCAGGCGGGCCCGCCTAAATGCGCAAAGCGCTTTTGGCGGGAAATTATTGCCTATTATAACAATTTGTATTATGGCCTTGATAGCCGGTTCCTTGGTTGTCAATGCTGTGGTTATTGAAAATCCATTGAAATATGATGATATCGGAAAGATAATAAGTGCTATAGGAGGTTTATTAAAGGTTCTGGCTATTGGTATAGGAACAATTATGATTATAATTGCTGGAATTCAGTATATGACTTCAGCCGGAAATGAAGAAAGAGCGGCAAAAGCCAAAAAAACCATTCTTTACACGCTTATTGGCGTAGCAATTGTAGTGGCAGTAGATTTTATTATTGGACTTATTGGAGAAATTGTAGGGAAAAAATAA
- a CDS encoding pilin: protein MKYLIPVLATIFVLFPVIAHASIILIRCGSLPEYTSKLCYLLEDIQKILYGLSLGIAVIVIIVGGVTYMTAGNDEEKTKRAKKIITNGVIGFAIVLAFSFILGMVMEIIENSLGV, encoded by the coding sequence ATGAAATATTTAATTCCGGTTCTTGCAACAATTTTTGTGCTTTTTCCCGTAATCGCCCATGCTAGCATAATTCTTATCAGATGTGGTAGCTTGCCAGAATATACCTCAAAATTATGCTATTTATTGGAGGATATCCAAAAAATATTATACGGACTTTCTTTGGGAATAGCGGTAATCGTTATTATTGTCGGAGGTGTTACTTATATGACGGCTGGCAATGATGAAGAGAAGACAAAAAGAGCAAAAAAGATTATAACTAATGGTGTTATCGGTTTTGCTATAGTATTAGCCTTTTCTTTTATCTTGGGGATGGTGATGGAAATAATAGAAAATAGTCTTGGCGTATAA
- a CDS encoding TrbC/VirB2 family protein, whose product MKKLLPVVLLSLMVLPLFASAAAVNPEIAICNILNKIKVVIAALGFGLAVIFLIIGGIQYMTAGGDDEKASKAKKLIINAIIGIAIIFAATFILSLVEGLLIGGGITPNPFGNPCGSY is encoded by the coding sequence ATGAAAAAACTTTTACCAGTTGTCCTATTGTCTTTAATGGTTTTACCATTATTTGCCAGCGCTGCGGCTGTAAATCCAGAGATTGCTATCTGTAATATTTTGAACAAAATTAAGGTTGTCATTGCGGCATTGGGTTTTGGTTTAGCGGTGATTTTCCTGATTATAGGCGGTATTCAATATATGACTGCAGGAGGTGATGATGAAAAAGCAAGCAAAGCGAAAAAATTGATTATCAATGCTATAATTGGCATTGCCATAATTTTTGCTGCGACCTTTATACTTAGTTTGGTTGAAGGATTATTGATTGGTGGTGGTATTACACCTAATCCTTTTGGCAATCCTTGCGGCAGTTATTAA